One segment of Gemmatimonadota bacterium DNA contains the following:
- a CDS encoding NAD(P)H-dependent oxidoreductase subunit E, which produces RGALLPVLSLAQEVRGHVSPGTMDRVGELLELAPATVRGVATFYTMYNRRPVGKYLIQVCTNVSCNLCGADDVAARFLAETGAAPGEVSDDGLFTVIEAECLGACGFPTVVQVNNRYFEGVADEDVPAILERLEAEGLSTPQGNGARPTGAGGSGHVSAETPSDDGGDA; this is translated from the coding sequence CGCGGCGCGCTGCTGCCGGTGCTGAGTCTGGCGCAGGAGGTGCGCGGGCACGTATCGCCCGGGACCATGGACCGCGTGGGCGAGCTGCTGGAGCTGGCGCCCGCCACGGTGCGCGGGGTGGCGACCTTCTACACGATGTACAACCGGCGCCCGGTCGGGAAATACCTGATCCAGGTGTGCACCAACGTGAGCTGCAACCTGTGCGGCGCGGACGACGTGGCGGCGCGCTTCCTGGCCGAGACGGGGGCGGCGCCGGGCGAGGTGAGCGACGACGGGCTGTTCACCGTGATCGAGGCCGAGTGCCTGGGCGCGTGCGGTTTTCCGACCGTCGTCCAGGTCAACAACCGCTACTTCGAGGGCGTGGCGGACGAAGACGTGCCGGCGATCCTGGAGCGGCTCGAGGCCGAGGGGCTGAGCACGCCGCAGGGCAACGGGGCGCGGCCGACGGGCGCTGGCGGATCGGGGCACGTTTCCGCGGAAACGCCGTCGGACGATGGGGGCGACGCGTAA